In Anoplopoma fimbria isolate UVic2021 breed Golden Eagle Sablefish chromosome 12, Afim_UVic_2022, whole genome shotgun sequence, one DNA window encodes the following:
- the LOC129100027 gene encoding PDZ domain-containing protein 4-like, whose protein sequence is MGCNMCVVKRPEEQYRIMFQQKGWSDSLRPMDRHGNIKVRGRRPSQLPLDKPQNSQEPLHQAGSVRKSHRRKGTLVCGGSGVGSGSIYSVAMVAIPDCVDNATQTDISFQNIVPLGRSRGHHHHGRGGGSSSPPPPPPSPPLPHLGVPYGINEFCVFEYNDPDDYFDVSNHEVDRQEDLEYEEVELYKSSQQEKLGLTVCYRTDDEEDLGIYVGEVNPNSIAAKNGRIREGDRILQINGVDIQNREEAVAILTREDSINFSLLLARPDIENDNPAGPEEDMELTLEVGGFHTNPRASSCSLTSANPANYYRLYQGGGGGGGGGGGLACPEEAGSRDGTGGDVDVEEEEEEEDGEEGGRGEKEDRDPPVPLPPLLSLAPLLSHSQELDSGVGRTDDSTRYEESSEHDLLGDQTSACNTNTTNTPGSTRKFRPGPSPRPSPRPSPGLGPSPGHSRGDTTPPFLHLRELQLSSDSLPGLDWTAGPHHHHHHKHHHHHYKPALTMMMPGLTEEECQRYQELLEIKCQFEKRNEKHQREAEVKDHEERTEAGDSSSLVDVNCNATLSEHEMALIEEELRHLEFKCRNILRAQKMQQLRERCLKAWMMEEETAAGGAGRPGPPEAGSDNDNEDMDDNDPHRHELSAINELPERERSDDKDSTSAYNTGGESCRSTPLVSTEQIPPLQEEEDEGGRRLMSPPPLLPLSRLPPLNSPLTPRPRGRDRDRERRHSNLSCSFSPGTYRKYETANGNVAHGSSSTPCTPSKFRSLTREAGSSSRRGVADGGRGSRAGGATDRPGGGSAESSPYFSRRRQSHNKPLERYQSCMTLPSEGLVDPLDRVRDRARAEGEERGMGTGSSGPASPRSVNSAPCGLEGHYAGASRLGLALPLGLTHSSSTASPQRMEWKVKVRSDGTRYVAKRPVRDRLLKARAMKIREERSGMTTDDDAASEMKQGRYWSKEERKQQLLRAREYRRRREFMMQSRLDYLKGDRDASSSAGGAEDPRSSQTSQLPPRQDNNILLLSHKKITKKRNRRILDNWITIQELLAHGSRSPDGKKIYNPLLSVTTV, encoded by the exons CAGAAAGGCTGGAGTGACTCCCTGCGACCGATGGACAGACATGGAAACATAAAG GTCAGAGGTCGGAGGCCCTCTCAGCTCCCACTGGACAAACCGCAAAACTCCCAGGAGCCTTTGCACCAAGCCGGGTCGGTCCGCAAGAGTCACAGGAGGAAAG gTACGTTAGTGTGCGGTGGTAGCGGTGTCGGCAGCGGCTCCATCtactctgttgccatggtggcCATCCCCGACTGCGTCGACAACGCCACGCAGACGGACATCAGCTTCCAGAACATCGTGCCGCTGGGGAGGAGCAGAGGTCACCACCACCACGGCCGGGGAGGAggctcctcctcccctccaccacctccaccctcccctcccctccctcacctcGGTGTACCATATGGGATCAATGAGTT ttgtgtgtttgagtacaACGACCCCGATGACTACTTTGACGTCTCCAACCATGaggtggacagacaggaggacctGGAGTACGAG GAGGTGGAGCTCTACAAATCCAGTCAGCAGGAGAAGCTGGGTCTGACGGTCTGCTACAGGACCGACGACGAGGAGGATCTCGGGATTTATGTTGGAGAG GTTAATCCAAACAGCATAGCAGCCAAAAATGGACGCATCAGAGAGGGCGACCGAATCCTAcag ATCAACGGAGTGGATATCCAGAACAGAGAGGAGGCGGTGGCCATTTTGACCCGAGAGGACAGCATCaacttctctctgctgctggccAGGCCCGACATAGAG AATGACAACCCTGCTGGTCCAGAGGAGGACATGGAGCTGACTCTGGAAGTGGGAGGTTTCCACACAAACCCTCgcgcctcctcctgctccctcaCTTCTGCTAACCCGGCCAATTATTATCGCCTCTatcagggaggaggaggaggaggaggaggaggaggagggctggcCTGCCCGGAGGAAGCAGGAAGTAGAGACGGCACAGGGGGCGatgtggatgtggaggaggaagaggaggaggaggacggggaggaaggagggagaggagagaaggaggacagGGACCCCCCGGtgcccctccctcctctgctcagCCTCGCCCCTCTGCTGTCCCACAGCCAGGAGCTGGACAGCGGCGTGGGCCGGACCGACGACAGCACCCGCTACGAGGAGTCGTCTGAACACGACCTGCTGGGAGATCAGACCAGCGCCtgcaacaccaacaccaccaacacacCGGGCAGCACCAGGAAGTTCAGACCGGGACCCAGCCCCAG GCCCAGTCCTAGACCCAGCCCCGGCCTCGGGCCCAGCCCCGGGCACAGCCGAGGAGACACCACCCCTCCTTTCCTCCACCTGCGGGAGCTTCAGCTCAGCTCCGACTCCCTCCCCGGCCTGGACTGGACAGCCGGcccccaccaccatcaccaccacaaG caccaccaccaccactataAGCCCGCTCTGACGATGATGATGCCTGGCCTGACGGAGGAGGAGTGCCAGCGGTaccaggagctgctggagatCAAGTGCCAGTTCGAGAAACGCAACGAAAAACATCAGCGAGAAGCAGAGGTGAAAGACCATGAGGAGAGAACGGAGGCGGGGGATTCTTCCTCGTTGGTGGACGTCAACTGCAATGCGACTCTGAGCGAGCACGAGATGGCGCTGATCGAGGAGGAGCTACGCCACCTGGAGTTCAAGTGTCGCAACATCCTGCGGGCACAAAAgatgcagcagctcagagagagATGTCTGAAAGCctggatgatggaggaggagacggcGGCGGGCGGAGCGGGGCGACCAGGCCCTCCTGAAGCag GTTCGGACAACGATAACGAGGACATGGACGATAACGACCCTCATCGTCACGAGCTGTCGGCCATCAACGAGCTCCCGGAGCGAGAGCGGTCGGACGACAAAGACAGCACCAGCGCCTACAACACCGGCGGGGAGAGCTGCCGGAGCACGCCGCTGGTCAGCACCGAGCAGATCCCGCCTCtccaggaagaggaggacgaaggTGGGAGGCGACTGATGTCTCcgcctcctcttctccccctcaGTCGCCTCCCACCTCTGAACTCCCCCCTCACCCCGCGGCCTCGTGGGCGGGatcgagacagagagaggcgcCACTCGAACCTCAGCTGCTCGTTCTCACCTGGCACTTACAGGAAGTACGAAACGGCCAATGGAAACGTGGCACACGGCTCAAGCTCCACCCCCTGCACACCCTCCAAGTTCAG GTCTCTGACCAGAGAGGCGGGGTCATCTTCAAGAAGAGGTGTGGCTGATGGGGGGCGGGGCTCCAGAGCAG GCGGCGCTACCGACCGGCCTGGAGGAGGAAGTGCTGAGTCCAGTCCATATTTCAGCAGAAGACGCCAGAGCCACAACAAACCATTAGAGCGCTACCAGAGCTGCATGACCCTGCCCTCCGAGGGCCTGGTGGACCCGCTGGACCGAGTCCGAGACAGAGCGAGGGCCGAGGGCGAGGAGAGGGGGATGGGCACGGGCAGCAGCGGCCCCGCCAGCCCCAGGAGTGTGAACAGCGCCCCCTGTGGTCTAGAGGGCCACTACGCAGGCGCCTCTCGGTTAGGACTGGCTTTACCGCTCGGGCTGACTCACTCATCATCGACTGCCTCACCGCAGCGCATGGAGTGGAAG GTGAAGGTCCGGAGCGACGGCACTCGCTACGTGGCCAAGCGGCCCGTCAGGGATCGACTCCTGAAGGCCCGAGCCATGAAGATCAGAGAGGAACGCAGCGGCATGACGACCGACGACGACGCGGCCAGTGAGATGAAACAG GGCCGATACTGGagtaaagaggagaggaagcagcagctGCTGAGAGCCAGAGAATACCGACGAAGAAGAGAGTTCATGATGCAGAGCCGCCTGGACTACCTCAAAGGAGACAG GGACGCTTCATcatcagcaggaggagctgaagacCCCCGTTCATCTCAGACCTCCCAGCTTCCCCCCCGACAGGACAACAACATCCTGCTCCTGAGCCACAAGAAGATCACCAAGAAGAGGAACCGTCGCATCCTCGACAACTGGATCACCATCCAGGAGCTGCTGGCCCACGGCTCCAGGTCGCCGGACGGGAAGAAGATATACaaccctctgctctctgtgacCACGGtgtga